From one Lycorma delicatula isolate Av1 chromosome 2, ASM4794821v1, whole genome shotgun sequence genomic stretch:
- the LOC142320075 gene encoding ER membrane protein complex subunit 5-like produces MKSFRVARCDTAKDVWDKLNQVYDVQCTENIEILQHQSHNIHWESADGEENDLAKFDDIQTKMPLLDRAYLRITEREYTSLPLDILIQGIVSLFITMYGVMHIAGEFKEIRATVELESKSWETLRNLPSFYVFNHRGRALSPDYIPPSHKSSHMDVDS; encoded by the exons ATGAAATCATTTCGTGTAGCTAGATGTGATACAGCAAAAGATGTCTGGGATAAGCTGAATCAAGTTTATGATGTTCAGTGTActgaaaatatagaaatactgcaGCACCAATCTCATAATATCCATTGGGAATCAGCAGATGGTGAGGAAAATGATTTAGCAAAATTTGATGATATACAGACAAAAATGCCATTACTTG aTCGAGCATATTTGAGAATTACTGAACGGGAATATACTTCATTACCACTTGAT atcCTTATTCAAGGTATTGTGAGTTTATTCATAACAATGTATGGAGTAATGCATATAGCTggtgaatttaaagaaattagagCTACTGTAGAACTGGAATCAAAGTCATGGgaaacattaagaaatttacCTTCATTTTATGTCTTTAATCATAGGGGAAGAGCTTTATCACCTGATTACATTCCACCATCGCATAAATCTTCACACATGGATGTTGACtcttaa